In Haematobia irritans isolate KBUSLIRL chromosome 1, ASM5000362v1, whole genome shotgun sequence, a genomic segment contains:
- the LOC142237973 gene encoding protein Fer3-like has translation MQHPVESAYMTEVPFQPLWAQESAPPPPMVPYQDLITGFPCSDLALWQRSQVGSLVTSTRTNGNLRNGPSNGSSSTNPNPPKKTRRRTASMAQRRAANIRERRRMFNLNEAFDKLRRKVPTFAYEKRLSRIETLRLAITYIGFMTELLTGTPMNTHKPRAADLYGGMNGHGHHHPGAMAHHLHPSAFQRDFVSPYGHSLA, from the exons aTGCAGCATCCTGTGGAATCAGCATATATGACCGAAGTTCCTTTTCAACCTTTGTGGGCTCAAGAATCAGCTCCCCCACCACCTATGGTTCCCTACCAGGATTTAATAACAGGATTCCCTTGTAGTGATTTGG CCCTTTGGCAACGATCCCAAGTTGGCTCTTTGGTAACATCGACACGGACTAATGGCAATCTACGCAATGGTCCCTCGAATGGATCATCTTCCACCAATCCTAATCCACCTAAGAAAACTCGCCGTCGTACAGCCTCCATGGCTCAACGTAGAGCTGCAAATATCCGAGAGCGTCGACGAATGTTCAATTTGAATGAAGCTTTTGATAAATTGCGTCGCAAAGTTCCCACTTTTGCCTATGAGAAACGTCTGTCACGTATTGAGACCTTACGATTAGCTATTACCTATATAGGATTTATGACTGAATTACTTACCGGGACTCCTATGAACACCCATAAGCCACGAGCAGCAGATTTATATGGTGGCATGAATGGTCATGGCCATCATCATCCCGGAGCCATGGCTCATCATTTACATCCATCTGC